CCCGGCGCCGGGCTTCGCCGTCCGCTTCAGCCCGTTCCACGAgaaccgcctcctcgccgcggcgtCGCAGCACTTCGGCCTTGTCGGCAACGGCCACCTCATCGTCCttgacctcgccgccgcggggcccggcgccgccccggcccccgTCTTCTCCTTCCCGACCTCCGACGCGCTCTTCGACTGCGCCTGGTCCGAGTCCCACGAgtccctctgcgccgccgcgtccggggACGGCTCCGTGCGCCTCTTCGACGCCGCGCTCCCGCCGGCGCAGAACCCCGTCCGCCTCCTCCGGGAGCACGCGCGCGAGGTCCACGGCCTCGACTGGAACCCCGTCCGCCGGGACGCCTTCGTCTCCGCCTCCTGGGACGACACGCTCAAGCTCTGGTCCCCCGACCGCCCGGCCTCCGTCCGCACCTTCCGCGGCCACGAGTACTGCGTCTACGGCGCCGCCTGGTCCGCGCGCCACCCGGACGTCttcgcctccgcctccggcgaCCGCACTGCGCGGGTCTGGGACGTGCGCGACCCGGCGCCCTCGCTCATCCTGCCCGCGCACGACCACGAGGTGCTCTCGCTCGACTGGGACAAGTACGACCCCTCCATCCTCGCCACCGCCTCCGTCGACAAGTCCATCCGCGTCTGGGACGTGCGCGCGCCCAACGCGCCCGTCGCGCAGCTCTCCGGCCACGGCTACGCCGTCAAGCGCGTCCGCTTCTCGCCGCACCGCCAGGGCATGCTCATGTCCTGCTCCTACGACATGACCGTCTGCATGTGGGACTACCGCGCCGAGGACGCGCTGCTCGCCAGGTACAACCACCACACCGAGTTCGTCGCCGGTATCGACATGAGCGTGCTCGTCGACGGGCTGCTTGCCAGCACCGGCTGGGACGAGATGGTCTACATCTGGCCCTTTGGGACCGATCCCAGAGCCATGTAGCAAAACAAATCCAATTCGATAGACCAGGTGATTTGTACCATTCTGTTTTCTCTTATCTGCTTTGCATTGGGTGGTGGCCATAGTAATACAAACTACTACCTGTGAATTGTCACTCATCTCTTCTCAAATGAGCTGAGGGGGGTGGAATAATGTCAATAACAAATTGTTGTCAAGTTCATCTAGTTTACTACTCTATTTTCCTCAGCAAATTATGTGCAAATTAACTTGGGAAGGAGCACGCCTTTGCTTACCAGTAGGAAGTAACTACTCCAGCTTACACACTGATCAACACCTGCCATAAACATACGCTGCCACAAGCCATAACTTGGTTCTATGGCGAAACAACATAAAAAGTAACCAGAGGGTAGAACAGTGACGGGGGATCTAGGAAACCAGAGCAGCCCGGAGGGGTGAGGTGGTTAGACGGAAAGCAAACATTGTTGTGTTGCTTCCAAATATGCCACCAAGTATTGATCGTTGTTCTCCAGAAATTTTTCTGTTACTCTTCCCCATTTGCTTGGAAGCCTCATCAGAAAGTCAGTCATTAAGGGAGCTATGTTCGGATATATCCACCAGTTGCTGGTAGTCATTCCTTGATTTCTAGTCAGCGGTACTAGGTTTCACTGCAATCTTTTGCCGTGGCCTAAAGGGGTTTCTAGGCAACCTCCAAAACCTGACAGAATGTGTCCATCGCCATACTGTCTTTTGAAGGTTGTCAGCTGTTGTTATGAACCAGCAAgcaagtttttttaaaaaaagaatctCTTTTTTTAGTGTTGGTCATGCAAAACATTTTTGTCTTGAGCTTATTATCAGTTCCGGGGTTGGCAAATTGGATGAGCTGTTGTGGAGGATTATTCCCTACTGGCAACTATTCCCATGAATTGAAGCCTGATGTGTTCAGGGACCATAGAAGGTTTAACTCATCAACTTGTTTGCTGTGTCAAAGTGGTTTTGTACCCAGCTGATATCCTGAACTGTTTCATAGACTGTATTTCGTTCTGTAATTGCTAAACTGTAGATCTATGGCTGGCTTGCTGCTTACTAGCTATCTGTTCGCCAAGGAAATAAGAAATTGACTTGCTACCATGTCCGGGACTCCTAGCTGATCTTTTGTATATGCAAGTCTCGTTAATTTTATGGCAAGGgagttagagcaactccagtaggGCTACTAAATGGGCTGCCATATCCATATTTGCTCGGTGGGTACAAAAAATTGATCTCCAGCCATTGTTCTcaaggcgacgcctaggcgtccaTGCGCCGCCCACCGATTTGcgccttgctcgcctaggcgcccgccttgctcgcctaggcgcCCAGCCGCCCCACCTTGCTAGGCGTCCGTCTTACTGCCTTGAGAACAATGTCTCCAGCAGGCCTTCTAAATGGGCTGTCATTTTGGTAGGTCTTCtaaatcccccccccccaccccccccaaTTTGGTGGCCTTTTATTTGTGCTGCCAATTATAGGCCCTCTATAGAAGTCCAATTTACTCGGCCTGCTGGAGTGGAGCCCTATATTTGGTCAAAATTTAGAAATGGGcttctaaataaatatttgctcATCCAAATTTAGAAGCtctactggagttgctcttagagaAGGCCTTCCAAATGGGCTGCTATTTTGGTAGGTATTCCAAATTTCTCTGCCCATCCCCTCAATTTGGTGGGGGCTCCTATATGTCTTTCGGAAGATAGATAAACAACTTATCTATAAAGCCCACTAAACCCCAACTGATGACCCATTTAACATTTtactaaaaaaatattgaatcaACTTCTCAAAAATGTTGAACCAGCATCTCAAAAATATTGAACCAATTTTTAAAATGTTGAACAAatattctttcttctctcttcttctccggtgctagcggcggcgcgggtgcgggCGGCGTGAAGGGCCGTGGCGGCGCGCATGgtcggcgggggtgcgtggccCACGGCGGCCCGCGTGGCCTGCGGGGGTGCGTGaagcacgcggcggcgggcgggggcgcGCGACAGCGCGCGGGGCTTGCGTGGCGGTAGGCCAcgccggccggcgggggcgcgcgTCAGCGCTCGGGGGCGGGCGGTGCGCGGGGCCCGCGTGGCGGCAGTGCGCgggtgccggcggcgcgcgggaggagatagggggagagaggaaggaggagggagggagagagaggaagttaGAATTTGGTTGGATCCAAAGGCTATAGTTGTTttcacgaatctcaaacactagAAGGTGGATATGAAAAAATCTTGTGGAAGATGTATAGGATTCATGCAATTTGGTGGCCCTCTATTTGGGCTGTCAACTATGGGCCCTCTATAGAAGCCCA
This window of the Panicum virgatum strain AP13 chromosome 1K, P.virgatum_v5, whole genome shotgun sequence genome carries:
- the LOC120695717 gene encoding peroxisome biogenesis protein 7-like, whose product is MPAFKAPAPGFAVRFSPFHENRLLAAASQHFGLVGNGHLIVLDLAAAGPGAAPAPVFSFPTSDALFDCAWSESHESLCAAASGDGSVRLFDAALPPAQNPVRLLREHAREVHGLDWNPVRRDAFVSASWDDTLKLWSPDRPASVRTFRGHEYCVYGAAWSARHPDVFASASGDRTARVWDVRDPAPSLILPAHDHEVLSLDWDKYDPSILATASVDKSIRVWDVRAPNAPVAQLSGHGYAVKRVRFSPHRQGMLMSCSYDMTVCMWDYRAEDALLARYNHHTEFVAGIDMSVLVDGLLASTGWDEMVYIWPFGTDPRAM